From one Alicyclobacillus acidocaldarius subsp. acidocaldarius Tc-4-1 genomic stretch:
- a CDS encoding FAD:protein FMN transferase, with protein sequence MTYVRRAYMAMDTRIDMAAWREGAREEDLVRALDDAAGVFYEVEAVATRFRLDSDVARIAATPGVWVPVSPHVWYPLQVALWLAEWTGGRFDPACGHRLAALGFDRDYQTGERLAWPECSPDATFRDVDLDPARQAVRTRRPLLLDLGAVAKGYAVDLALARLRGALLDGALVNAGGDLAAFGSAPGGGPWEVEVRHEIPGFVPMVFSLASGSVCSSGLYARRSPRGASHLWYPRPGRAQALAATVVAPYAMMADGLATACMLVEPDELEPLCEEAGAQAKVWYEDGTSVETRGWRIHVLE encoded by the coding sequence ATGACCTACGTCCGCCGCGCGTATATGGCTATGGACACGCGCATCGACATGGCCGCGTGGCGGGAGGGCGCGCGCGAGGAGGATCTGGTGCGGGCGCTCGACGACGCGGCGGGCGTCTTCTACGAGGTGGAGGCCGTGGCGACTCGGTTTCGCCTGGACAGCGACGTCGCGCGCATCGCTGCGACGCCCGGAGTGTGGGTGCCCGTGTCGCCGCACGTCTGGTACCCGCTGCAGGTTGCCCTCTGGCTCGCCGAGTGGACCGGCGGCCGCTTCGATCCAGCATGCGGCCATCGCCTGGCCGCGCTCGGCTTTGATCGGGATTATCAGACGGGCGAACGACTTGCTTGGCCCGAGTGCTCGCCGGATGCGACGTTTCGCGACGTGGACCTCGACCCGGCGCGCCAAGCCGTGCGAACGCGCCGCCCCCTGCTCCTCGATCTCGGCGCCGTGGCGAAGGGCTATGCGGTGGATCTCGCCCTTGCGCGGCTTCGCGGCGCCCTTCTCGACGGCGCGCTCGTCAACGCGGGCGGCGATCTGGCCGCGTTTGGCTCCGCACCAGGCGGCGGTCCGTGGGAGGTTGAGGTCCGCCACGAGATCCCGGGCTTTGTGCCGATGGTATTTTCTTTGGCTTCGGGCAGCGTGTGTTCGTCCGGGCTGTACGCGCGGCGGAGCCCCCGTGGGGCCTCTCACCTGTGGTATCCGCGCCCCGGACGAGCCCAGGCCCTGGCGGCGACCGTCGTTGCGCCGTACGCCATGATGGCGGACGGCCTCGCCACGGCCTGCATGTTGGTGGAACCGGACGAGCTTGAGCCGCTGTGCGAGGAGGCGGGCGCGCAGGCCAAGGTGTGGTACGAGGACGGCACATCCGTGGAGACGAGGGGGTGGAGAATCCATGTGCTCGAGTGA
- a CDS encoding FMN-binding protein, whose amino-acid sequence MSVGKLGRAPLVAICTAALAAAYAAGYVITEPYAHRASQGSPPTSSQRHAGEGKRGTVSTRYRDGVYRGSGSDQIGTIDVEVTIAGGRIAKVVITRCNTHYPQSDIDPALPDEVTKAQSANIRFVSGATLSSFAFALAVQQALDEAKNPGSAGGDA is encoded by the coding sequence ATGTCCGTGGGAAAGTTGGGCCGCGCGCCGCTTGTCGCCATCTGCACCGCGGCCCTCGCGGCGGCGTACGCCGCCGGCTACGTCATCACGGAGCCTTACGCACACCGCGCGTCACAGGGTTCTCCACCGACATCTTCCCAGCGACACGCGGGTGAAGGAAAACGGGGGACGGTGAGCACGCGGTATCGAGATGGCGTCTATCGAGGGTCCGGTTCGGATCAAATCGGCACCATCGACGTGGAGGTCACCATTGCCGGCGGGCGGATCGCCAAGGTGGTCATCACCCGCTGCAACACGCATTACCCGCAGAGCGACATCGATCCCGCCCTGCCCGACGAGGTGACGAAGGCGCAATCCGCCAACATCCGCTTCGTCTCCGGCGCAACGTTGTCGTCTTTCGCGTTCGCGCTCGCCGTGCAACAGGCCCTTGACGAGGCCAAAAATCCGGGCTCTGCGGGGGGAGACGCATGA
- a CDS encoding MDR family MFS transporter, translating into MHHTNRRMVSVAMMLAVFLVAIDVTVVSTAMPHIVRQLHGLNLYSWVFAIYTLTTCVTTPIYGKLADLFGRRTIFCIGVVLFVIGSALSGLSQNMAELVWFRAFQGLGAGAVMPVTFTIIGDIFQGEERARMQGLFSSVWGVAGLLGPLVGGLFVDHVSWRWIFYINVPVGALSLVLVLLFLHERFERRQHRVDVWGALVFTIGVSSLLYALLNGGSKYAWTSAVILGLFAASAVFLAAFVWIEAKVAEPILPLKLLSNPVIAVSDVLAFLAAFVLIGGNVYLPMWIQTILGHSATNSGLTLMPMSLAWPLASTLSGRYMYRIGAKRTTVTGTLLVAVATAWLLAIKLGTPYWFFVGVMIVMGLGMGYLNTPTTVMIQSVVSWQMRGAATGSNQFARALGQTIGVTVFGSLFNSITASYVRTNAPAGVNRGDLTQILNNLSGGGQAAGIPAEVKRFVDGMLAHTLHDIFLAMFCVSLAIVVIAWFLPSHAKLMEQQAKVQANRAHA; encoded by the coding sequence ATGCATCACACCAACAGGCGCATGGTCTCTGTGGCGATGATGCTCGCCGTGTTTTTGGTCGCCATCGACGTCACCGTCGTGAGCACGGCGATGCCGCACATCGTCCGCCAGTTGCACGGTTTGAACTTATACAGTTGGGTCTTCGCCATCTACACGCTGACCACGTGCGTGACGACGCCTATCTACGGCAAGCTGGCCGATCTGTTTGGCCGCAGGACCATCTTCTGCATCGGCGTCGTTTTGTTTGTCATCGGTTCCGCGCTGTCCGGCCTGTCGCAGAACATGGCGGAGCTCGTCTGGTTCCGCGCCTTTCAGGGTCTCGGGGCCGGCGCGGTCATGCCTGTGACGTTCACCATCATCGGCGACATCTTTCAGGGCGAGGAGCGCGCCCGCATGCAGGGCTTGTTCAGTTCCGTCTGGGGCGTCGCGGGACTTCTCGGCCCCTTGGTGGGTGGCCTGTTTGTCGATCACGTCAGCTGGCGCTGGATTTTTTACATCAACGTGCCCGTCGGCGCTCTCTCGCTCGTCCTCGTGCTTCTCTTCCTGCACGAGCGGTTTGAGCGCCGCCAGCACCGCGTGGACGTGTGGGGCGCCTTGGTCTTCACCATCGGCGTCTCGTCGCTGCTCTACGCGCTCCTGAACGGCGGCAGCAAGTACGCGTGGACGAGCGCGGTCATCCTCGGGCTGTTTGCTGCGAGCGCCGTCTTTCTTGCGGCTTTCGTGTGGATTGAGGCCAAGGTCGCCGAACCCATTCTGCCGCTCAAGCTGCTCTCCAATCCCGTGATTGCCGTGTCGGACGTGTTGGCGTTTTTGGCCGCGTTCGTGCTCATCGGCGGCAACGTGTACCTGCCCATGTGGATTCAGACCATCCTCGGGCACAGCGCGACGAACTCGGGCCTCACGCTCATGCCGATGTCGCTCGCCTGGCCGCTCGCGTCGACTTTGTCGGGGCGATACATGTACCGCATCGGCGCCAAGCGGACGACGGTCACCGGGACCCTCCTCGTGGCTGTGGCTACCGCGTGGCTCCTCGCCATCAAACTCGGCACGCCGTACTGGTTCTTTGTCGGCGTCATGATTGTCATGGGCCTCGGCATGGGATACCTGAACACGCCCACCACTGTCATGATTCAGTCTGTGGTGAGCTGGCAGATGCGCGGCGCCGCGACGGGATCGAACCAGTTCGCACGAGCGCTCGGCCAGACCATCGGCGTGACGGTGTTCGGCAGCCTGTTCAACAGCATCACGGCGAGCTACGTGCGCACCAACGCGCCCGCGGGTGTGAATCGCGGAGACCTGACGCAGATCCTCAACAATCTGTCTGGCGGCGGACAGGCGGCCGGCATCCCGGCTGAGGTCAAGCGATTCGTGGACGGCATGCTCGCGCACACGTTGCACGACATCTTCCTCGCCATGTTCTGCGTGAGCCTCGCCATCGTCGTGATCGCGTGGTTTTTGCCTTCGCATGCCAAACTCATGGAGCAACAGGCGAAGGTTCAGGCGAATCGCGCGCATGCCTGA
- the panC gene encoding pantoate--beta-alanine ligase, with amino-acid sequence MSDRPRLLRTIAEARQSVQAVRREGRQVALVPTMGYLHEGHLALVERARQEADFVVVSIFVNPLQFGPREDFASYPRDLDRDLGLLRQQGMADAVFAPSVDEMYPQPMRTEVSLPTLSDRLCGQSRPGHFTGVATVVSKLFHIVQPDVACFGQKDGQQLAIIQRMVADLNFPVRIVGVPTVREPDGLAKSSRNVYLTPEEREHAVVLYRTLSWAKDAILAGERRADVIRQGMRERIEADPIARLDYADLVSMPDLEPIERIEGDIMLAVAAYFGKARLIDNFQFHVDP; translated from the coding sequence GTGAGTGATCGTCCTCGGCTTCTGCGCACCATCGCCGAGGCGCGGCAGTCGGTGCAAGCGGTGCGCCGCGAAGGTCGGCAGGTGGCGCTTGTTCCCACGATGGGCTACCTGCACGAGGGCCACCTCGCGCTCGTCGAGCGGGCCCGGCAGGAGGCGGACTTCGTCGTCGTCAGCATCTTCGTCAATCCGCTGCAATTCGGCCCGCGCGAGGACTTCGCGAGCTACCCGCGCGATCTCGACCGAGATCTCGGCCTACTTCGCCAGCAGGGCATGGCGGACGCCGTCTTTGCGCCGAGCGTCGACGAGATGTATCCGCAACCCATGCGCACGGAGGTGTCGCTCCCGACCTTGTCGGACCGTCTGTGCGGCCAATCCCGCCCGGGCCACTTCACCGGCGTGGCCACGGTCGTCTCCAAGCTGTTTCACATCGTGCAGCCCGACGTCGCCTGCTTCGGACAAAAAGACGGGCAGCAGCTCGCCATCATTCAGCGCATGGTCGCGGATCTCAACTTCCCCGTCCGCATCGTCGGGGTGCCCACGGTGCGCGAGCCGGACGGCCTCGCCAAGAGCTCTCGAAACGTGTACCTGACACCCGAGGAGCGAGAACACGCCGTCGTCCTCTATCGCACGTTGAGCTGGGCAAAAGACGCCATTCTGGCCGGCGAGCGGCGCGCGGACGTCATTCGCCAGGGCATGCGCGAGCGGATTGAGGCGGATCCCATCGCTCGGCTCGACTACGCCGATCTCGTCTCCATGCCGGATCTCGAACCCATCGAGCGCATCGAGGGCGACATCATGCTCGCTGTCGCCGCGTACTTCGGCAAGGCGCGGCTCATCGACAACTTCCAGTTCCACGTGGATCCGTAG
- the panB gene encoding 3-methyl-2-oxobutanoate hydroxymethyltransferase: MARTVTVRTLANMKRAGEKIAMLTAYDYPTAKLLSEAGVHVLLVGDSLGMVVQGQPTTVPVTLDHMVYHASLVSRGAEGAMVVADLPFLTYQVSAEEALRSAGRLMQEGGVHGVKLEGGREVAKTVRRLVEAGIPVMGHIGLTPQSVHAFGGFAVQGKTADRALEMMEDALALEEAGAFSIVLEAVPAEVAAEITHRLSIPTIGIGAGPHCDGQVLVFHDFIGYTSGYIPKHNKRYADLASVIRDAARQYIEEVAQGVFPGEEQTVHLQDGELRLFQSMVARHGGGPRE; this comes from the coding sequence ATGGCACGCACAGTGACCGTGCGCACGCTCGCCAACATGAAGCGGGCGGGCGAGAAGATCGCCATGCTGACCGCGTACGACTATCCGACCGCCAAACTCTTGTCTGAGGCGGGCGTCCACGTGCTCTTGGTCGGTGACTCGCTCGGGATGGTGGTACAGGGGCAGCCAACCACCGTGCCGGTGACGCTGGATCACATGGTCTACCACGCAAGCCTCGTCTCGCGCGGCGCGGAAGGCGCCATGGTCGTGGCGGATCTGCCCTTTCTGACGTATCAGGTGTCGGCCGAGGAGGCGCTGCGGTCCGCTGGCCGGCTGATGCAGGAGGGCGGCGTGCACGGCGTCAAGCTCGAAGGCGGGCGCGAGGTGGCCAAGACAGTGCGCCGCCTCGTCGAAGCCGGCATTCCGGTCATGGGCCACATCGGCCTCACGCCGCAGTCCGTGCATGCCTTTGGAGGGTTTGCCGTGCAGGGCAAGACGGCCGATCGCGCCCTCGAGATGATGGAAGACGCCCTGGCGCTCGAGGAGGCCGGCGCGTTCAGCATCGTGCTCGAAGCGGTCCCCGCGGAGGTGGCGGCCGAGATCACACACCGGCTGTCCATTCCCACCATCGGCATCGGCGCGGGGCCACACTGCGACGGCCAGGTCCTCGTCTTCCACGACTTCATCGGCTACACGTCGGGCTATATTCCGAAGCACAACAAGCGATACGCGGACCTTGCGTCCGTCATCCGGGACGCCGCGCGCCAGTACATCGAGGAGGTTGCGCAAGGCGTGTTCCCGGGCGAGGAACAGACCGTTCACCTGCAGGATGGGGAGCTGCGGCTCTTTCAATCCATGGTCGCGCGGCACGGGGGTGGCCCGCGTGAGTGA
- a CDS encoding Rossmann-like and DUF2520 domain-containing protein, whose product MSGAEHEAHAARMVFVGPGRTAVALALSSMRAGHQVMGALARQPESDRAQTFARMTGAPVYGMDRPQEVLAQANVVWITVSDSAIASVCRQFAEAGAWRRGQVVFHTSGALASDVLEPAAVRGAKTASVHPLQTFAGDEDDAERLKGVAVAVEGQPEAVRLACSLAAAWGARPFAIAAADKPAYHAAAVLASNAVIALMATASRLAPLPEGAKSLLPLAQRTLENLASLGIPAALTGPIERGDVDTVAEHLRALERDPAARRVYLALAAATVPIAVAKGTLGSEAAGRLSQWFADTGGM is encoded by the coding sequence ATGTCCGGCGCCGAACACGAGGCTCACGCTGCTCGCATGGTTTTTGTCGGGCCCGGCCGGACGGCGGTCGCTCTGGCGCTGTCGTCGATGCGCGCGGGGCATCAGGTGATGGGCGCTCTCGCGCGCCAGCCGGAGAGCGACAGGGCCCAGACGTTTGCACGGATGACGGGGGCCCCGGTGTATGGGATGGACCGCCCTCAGGAGGTCCTGGCGCAGGCGAACGTCGTCTGGATCACGGTGTCCGACAGCGCCATCGCCTCGGTGTGCCGTCAGTTCGCGGAGGCGGGGGCGTGGCGGCGCGGGCAGGTGGTGTTTCACACCTCGGGCGCACTCGCGAGCGACGTCCTGGAGCCAGCGGCCGTTCGCGGCGCGAAGACGGCTAGTGTGCACCCGCTGCAGACGTTTGCGGGCGACGAGGACGACGCCGAGCGGCTGAAGGGCGTGGCCGTGGCCGTGGAAGGGCAGCCCGAGGCCGTGCGCCTGGCTTGTTCCCTCGCAGCGGCGTGGGGAGCCCGCCCGTTTGCCATCGCGGCGGCGGACAAGCCAGCGTATCACGCCGCGGCGGTGCTTGCGTCCAACGCCGTGATCGCCCTCATGGCCACCGCGTCGCGCCTCGCGCCTCTCCCCGAAGGGGCGAAGAGCCTGTTGCCGCTCGCGCAGCGGACGCTTGAAAATCTCGCGTCGCTCGGGATCCCGGCGGCGCTCACCGGGCCCATCGAGCGCGGCGACGTCGACACCGTGGCCGAGCACCTGCGCGCCCTCGAGCGCGATCCGGCCGCGCGCCGCGTGTATCTCGCCCTTGCGGCGGCCACCGTGCCCATCGCGGTGGCGAAGGGGACGCTTGGGTCCGAGGCCGCGGGCCGCCTGTCACAATGGTTTGCGGATACAGGGGGAATGTAG
- a CDS encoding MFS transporter produces MRRPAWLGILAASLIPLILTLGNSMMVPVVPVMQSAFGITPTAGSLLITAYSVIAVALMPVAGFLADRMSRRRLAMAALAVAAVGGGIAAVGASAAHSYAWVLGGRVVQGVGAAFAMPLALPLAGDLAEEGGRGRAAGFTEVGNTLGKLMSPVLGALLATWAFFAPFWAVFALCGSLSAAIAWMIPERRARVPRVPHAAAWRVAFRTHAPLLTATYLSGAVSMLCLFGGLVSLSESLADGAHVPEWQNGLLLSIPQAMLCLASLLTGLVSDRWKAPSRAAIALGLAWTAASFGAASARQDMAWQIASVSLGAYGIGTTITAIDACLATALAHEVRGSLSALYTSARFLGPTLGPPLASWLQAFGARTPYAVLGAIALAASLTSGALLWRSARGGEPAAGDARPAAHA; encoded by the coding sequence ATGCGCCGGCCCGCGTGGCTCGGAATCCTTGCGGCCAGCCTGATTCCGTTGATCCTGACCCTCGGCAACTCGATGATGGTGCCCGTGGTCCCCGTGATGCAGTCGGCCTTTGGCATCACGCCCACCGCAGGGAGCCTGCTCATCACCGCATATTCCGTGATTGCCGTCGCCCTGATGCCCGTGGCGGGGTTCCTCGCGGACCGGATGAGCCGCAGGCGACTCGCCATGGCGGCGCTCGCCGTGGCCGCCGTCGGCGGTGGCATCGCGGCCGTCGGCGCCTCAGCCGCCCACAGTTACGCGTGGGTGCTCGGAGGGCGCGTTGTGCAGGGCGTCGGGGCTGCCTTCGCCATGCCGCTGGCGCTTCCCCTCGCGGGCGATCTCGCCGAGGAAGGCGGGCGCGGGCGGGCCGCCGGATTCACGGAAGTCGGCAACACCCTAGGCAAGCTCATGAGCCCCGTCCTCGGCGCGCTGCTCGCCACCTGGGCGTTCTTCGCGCCGTTCTGGGCCGTGTTCGCGCTCTGCGGATCGCTCTCAGCGGCTATCGCATGGATGATCCCAGAGCGGCGCGCACGAGTCCCTCGCGTCCCCCATGCCGCGGCCTGGCGCGTCGCGTTTCGCACCCACGCGCCACTTCTCACGGCGACCTACCTGAGCGGTGCGGTGAGCATGTTGTGCCTCTTCGGAGGGCTTGTGAGCCTGTCCGAATCCCTCGCCGATGGCGCTCACGTGCCGGAGTGGCAAAACGGCCTGCTGCTGTCCATTCCGCAGGCCATGCTCTGCCTGGCGAGCCTTCTGACCGGCCTCGTTTCAGACCGATGGAAGGCGCCATCTCGCGCGGCCATCGCGCTCGGCCTCGCCTGGACGGCTGCTTCCTTCGGCGCCGCAAGCGCACGTCAGGACATGGCGTGGCAAATCGCATCTGTCAGCCTCGGCGCCTACGGCATCGGCACGACCATCACGGCCATCGACGCGTGCCTCGCCACCGCGCTCGCTCACGAGGTACGCGGAAGTTTGTCAGCCCTCTACACGAGCGCGCGCTTCCTTGGCCCCACCCTCGGTCCGCCCCTCGCCTCGTGGCTCCAGGCGTTCGGAGCGCGAACGCCGTACGCGGTGCTTGGCGCCATTGCCCTTGCCGCATCCCTCACCTCCGGCGCGCTTCTCTGGCGAAGCGCCCGAGGCGGCGAACCAGCGGCGGGAGACGCGCGCCCGGCCGCACACGCCTAG
- a CDS encoding glycosyltransferase family 39 protein, giving the protein MTLEHSQARAAAIECPSAVILALDALSITAVALLLRLLWLTAVHPVPASDFAWYRDHALALAAGQGYTYDGKPTAYFPIGYPLFLAGIYALFGSSFWSGTVANAILNSLTAGLVTTLGTVLWKRSAGLVAGFLLAGYLSQIAWSSVLCSEMLFTFLLTLAALIGATRGGRDVRLGRSFALGCVAGLACAVRPVLMLAPAPWFAYLMVARVGWRRACALAAAMLSGVLLAVAPITVRNVIDLHAFVLVSTNGGVNLWQGNNPHANGAYFWPLNPHQNPFLSYVSSEVTEDHAAAKAARAYIFTHPLRTLEMGFVKWWHLFDGVSNALYWSVGQSSPPVSRWFARAVHAVDLGTYLGMLAFACGGIAMAVRSARVRRDHRAFWPLLILAYYIALFFIFPAWDRMRAPIEPLLALFAGYGAIQMTRAVRRARLVLRFARGSSAG; this is encoded by the coding sequence ATGACGTTGGAACATTCCCAGGCGCGCGCCGCGGCCATCGAATGTCCCTCGGCGGTCATCCTGGCGCTCGACGCGCTGTCGATCACGGCCGTCGCGCTTCTGCTTCGCCTTCTGTGGCTCACCGCCGTGCATCCTGTCCCCGCATCCGATTTCGCCTGGTATCGCGATCACGCCCTCGCCCTCGCGGCCGGACAAGGCTACACGTACGACGGCAAGCCGACCGCCTATTTCCCCATCGGATATCCGCTCTTTCTCGCGGGAATCTATGCCCTGTTTGGCAGCAGCTTTTGGAGCGGCACTGTCGCCAACGCCATTCTGAACAGCCTGACAGCGGGACTCGTGACCACCCTCGGAACCGTTCTGTGGAAGCGGTCGGCCGGGCTCGTTGCCGGCTTTCTCTTGGCGGGATACCTGTCGCAAATCGCATGGTCGAGCGTCCTCTGCAGCGAGATGCTGTTCACGTTTCTTCTGACGCTGGCCGCGCTCATCGGCGCCACACGGGGAGGGCGAGACGTCCGGCTCGGCCGCTCGTTCGCCTTAGGGTGCGTCGCCGGGCTCGCCTGCGCCGTGCGCCCCGTCCTGATGCTCGCGCCCGCGCCGTGGTTCGCGTACCTCATGGTCGCGCGCGTCGGATGGCGCCGCGCCTGTGCGCTTGCGGCCGCCATGCTGTCCGGCGTCCTCCTCGCCGTGGCCCCCATCACCGTGCGCAACGTGATCGATCTCCACGCCTTCGTCCTGGTCTCGACGAACGGTGGTGTCAACCTGTGGCAGGGGAACAACCCGCACGCGAACGGCGCCTATTTTTGGCCGCTCAACCCGCATCAAAACCCCTTTCTCTCCTACGTGTCAAGCGAGGTGACGGAAGATCACGCAGCCGCAAAAGCGGCGCGCGCGTACATCTTCACGCATCCTCTGCGCACGCTCGAGATGGGCTTTGTGAAGTGGTGGCACCTGTTCGACGGAGTTTCGAACGCACTCTACTGGTCCGTCGGTCAGAGCTCGCCGCCTGTCTCCCGCTGGTTCGCGCGCGCCGTGCACGCGGTCGATCTCGGCACATATTTGGGCATGCTCGCCTTCGCCTGCGGCGGGATCGCCATGGCAGTGCGCAGCGCACGGGTGCGGCGCGACCATCGGGCCTTCTGGCCACTTCTCATCCTTGCGTATTACATAGCGCTCTTTTTCATCTTTCCCGCGTGGGATCGCATGCGCGCACCCATCGAGCCTTTGTTGGCGCTCTTTGCCGGATATGGCGCCATTCAGATGACGAGGGCGGTTCGACGCGCACGCTTGGTGCTGCGTTTCGCGCGCGGGTCCAGCGCAGGATGA
- a CDS encoding Fur family transcriptional regulator — translation MHETTASILQALKEAGYKFTGKRRAVVDLFVENRDRYFSAKEVYDHVSQIYPSVSFDTIYRTLGILVEQNVIEPMEFADDRARYRLQCARGHHHHLVCLRCGASIPIEECPIDRIRQQVPNFRIEDHRLEIYGYCHRCADAGGQGS, via the coding sequence GTGCACGAGACCACGGCCTCGATTCTTCAAGCGCTGAAAGAGGCAGGCTATAAATTCACCGGCAAGCGGCGAGCGGTGGTGGACCTCTTCGTCGAGAATCGGGATCGGTATTTTTCGGCGAAGGAGGTGTACGATCACGTCAGTCAAATTTACCCTTCCGTGAGTTTCGACACCATCTATCGGACGCTCGGGATCCTCGTGGAGCAGAACGTGATCGAGCCTATGGAATTCGCGGACGACCGGGCTCGATACCGCCTTCAGTGCGCGCGAGGGCATCACCATCACCTCGTGTGCCTGCGCTGCGGAGCGTCCATCCCCATCGAAGAGTGCCCCATCGACCGGATTCGGCAACAGGTTCCGAACTTTCGCATCGAAGACCACAGGCTCGAGATTTACGGCTACTGCCATCGCTGCGCGGACGCGGGCGGCCAGGGCTCGTGA
- a CDS encoding metal ABC transporter solute-binding protein, Zn/Mn family, producing the protein MKRSWWNTAIAAVSAALVMTGCGIAKPAAKGSAAAAQANIRAVGAESEYADLIRQIGGPYVSVTAIMSNPAVDPHEYEANPKDAIAVAEANLVVQNGLGYDEFMNKLEQASPNPNRIVIDAGQALGYRANTANPHIWYQLNTMPRLAKMVASDLGKLDPSHAAYFQARANAFVQSLKPWDEAVARLKAAYRGRGAAVTEPVSDYLLQEAGLQIKTPWAFQAAIMNGTDPSPQDVALQTQLFTHHEVSVFCYNKQVVTNVTKMFLTLAEREHIPTVAVYETEPTGLTYQQWMLEETNAIYNALAHGTSLEAIS; encoded by the coding sequence ATGAAGCGCTCATGGTGGAACACAGCCATCGCCGCGGTGTCCGCCGCGCTCGTCATGACGGGCTGCGGCATCGCGAAGCCCGCGGCAAAGGGGAGTGCGGCGGCAGCGCAGGCGAACATCCGCGCCGTCGGCGCCGAGAGCGAATACGCGGACCTCATCCGGCAGATTGGCGGGCCGTACGTGTCCGTGACGGCCATCATGTCCAACCCTGCAGTGGACCCGCATGAATACGAGGCCAATCCGAAAGACGCCATCGCGGTGGCTGAGGCAAACCTGGTTGTCCAGAACGGGCTCGGCTATGACGAGTTCATGAACAAACTCGAGCAGGCTTCGCCGAATCCCAACCGCATCGTGATTGACGCAGGCCAGGCGCTCGGATACCGGGCCAACACCGCGAATCCTCATATCTGGTATCAACTGAATACGATGCCCCGGTTGGCGAAGATGGTCGCATCGGATCTGGGCAAACTGGATCCCAGTCACGCGGCCTACTTTCAGGCGCGCGCGAATGCGTTTGTCCAGTCGCTCAAGCCATGGGACGAGGCGGTGGCCCGCCTGAAAGCGGCCTATCGCGGCCGTGGTGCGGCGGTCACGGAACCGGTGTCGGACTATCTGCTTCAGGAGGCAGGTCTCCAGATCAAGACGCCCTGGGCATTTCAGGCAGCCATCATGAACGGCACGGATCCGTCGCCGCAGGATGTGGCGCTGCAGACGCAGCTGTTCACGCACCACGAGGTGAGCGTGTTCTGCTACAACAAGCAGGTGGTGACGAACGTCACCAAGATGTTCCTCACACTTGCCGAGCGAGAACATATCCCGACGGTCGCCGTGTACGAGACGGAGCCCACGGGACTGACGTATCAGCAGTGGATGCTTGAGGAGACCAACGCCATCTACAACGCGCTCGCGCACGGCACGTCCCTGGAGGCGATCTCGTGA
- a CDS encoding metal ABC transporter ATP-binding protein: MTPVISFRDLTVSYGSRTVFAHLTGEIRAGQFVGVLGPNGAGKSTLLKTLAGLIRPAGGVVEIDGKPVRRRNESIGYVPQAVHLDEDVPLTGRDLVGLGLDGHRLGFPLPSRRRRDAIEAALAEVNALHLADRRIGRLSGGERQRLLIAQAIVSKPRVLLLDEPLNNLDLASTHQVVDLVKRLAHEGQMAVLLVAHDVNPLIGRADEILYLANGRMAKGALDDVLRPEVLSGLYGYPVEVLRAGGRIIVAAGAMDGHAHAVSAASPEASVMLP, from the coding sequence GTGACACCTGTCATCTCGTTTCGCGACCTCACCGTATCGTACGGCTCCCGCACCGTGTTTGCGCATCTGACGGGCGAGATTCGGGCCGGACAATTCGTCGGCGTGCTGGGACCAAACGGCGCCGGCAAGTCGACGCTGCTCAAAACGCTGGCCGGGCTCATCCGCCCCGCTGGAGGTGTTGTCGAGATCGACGGCAAACCCGTCCGGCGACGCAACGAGTCCATTGGCTACGTGCCGCAGGCGGTGCATTTGGACGAGGACGTGCCGCTCACCGGGCGCGATCTCGTCGGCCTTGGTCTGGATGGGCATCGCCTGGGGTTTCCGCTCCCCTCCAGGCGGCGACGCGACGCGATTGAAGCGGCGCTCGCGGAGGTGAACGCGCTCCACCTGGCGGACAGGCGCATCGGGCGGCTATCGGGCGGCGAGCGCCAGCGGCTGCTGATTGCGCAGGCCATCGTCTCGAAGCCGCGGGTGCTTTTGCTCGACGAGCCGCTCAACAACCTCGATCTCGCGTCCACGCACCAGGTGGTGGATCTCGTAAAGCGGCTCGCGCACGAAGGCCAGATGGCGGTGTTGCTCGTGGCGCACGACGTGAATCCGCTCATTGGCCGCGCTGATGAAATTCTCTATCTGGCCAATGGCCGGATGGCCAAGGGCGCCCTGGACGACGTACTGCGCCCGGAGGTGCTGTCGGGGCTTTACGGGTACCCGGTGGAAGTGCTGCGCGCGGGAGGCCGGATCATCGTGGCCGCGGGTGCCATGGACGGGCACGCCCACGCCGTGTCAGCGGCGAGCCCAGAGGCGAGCGTGATGCTGCCATGA